Below is a window of Picosynechococcus sp. PCC 7002 DNA.
TCGAAAACGCTTATCAAACTGTCCAGGCCAGGGTCTTGGCCCAGGTGCAGCAATTGCAATCCCTCGCCTAAATTTTCCCGACCCAAGGCTAAATTACGGGGTCTAGACATGGAAACATAAGCAACGCTTCCCCGTCTTCGACTCTGGTACAATCCAGCAGAGTAAATTACTCATGTTGGCCGATTTACAGAAAAAGCACTTATAAATATAGTGCTGATAACTTTCGTTTGATCTGGTGTTTGGACGTGCAGAAACAACAAAATTTAGACTATTTTTCCCCCCAGGCCCTCGCACTTTGGGCGGCGATCGCCTCTTTGGGTGTGATGTCTCCGGCCCATGCCGAACCCCGATCAGAAGGGAGTCACTCCGATCCCCTGGTGCCAACGGCGACCCAAGTTGTTGTGCCAGCTCTGCCCGTAGAGGATGTAGCCCCCACAGCAGCACCAGCTTCCCAGACGCCAGCGCCCCAGTCCGAAAACCTGGCCCAATCATCAACCCAAGCTGTTACCTCTCCCGTTGCTCAGGCTCAAGAAGCTCCCCAAGATAGTAATCTGCCGCAACTCTACGCCCAGCAGCAGGGAAATCCTAATGCCCAGCAAGCCAACCCCAACGAGCCTAGGGTATTGGTCGCAGAAATTCAGATTAATGGTGTGGGCGACAACGTCGAACTGGAACAAAGAATTATCCGGGCCATTGAAACCCAAGCCGGGCGGCCGACGACGGTTTCACAAATCCGTAATGACGTGAACCGTGTTTATGCGACAGGTTTGTTTGCCAATGTAGTCGCCACCCCGGAAGATACACCCCTTGGGGTACGGGTGACATTTGACGTGGTGCCCAACCCCGTTTTGACCGATATCGTCGTGCAGGCATTGCCCCTAGAAGGCAGTCAAAATATTACCCCTCCCGAAGTTGTCGATAATATTTTTAGCGATCGCTATGGCGAAATTATCAACCTCAACGATTTCCAAGAGGGCAGTAATAAGCTGCAACAACTCCAGCAGTGGTACCAAGACAATGGCTACGATTTAGCGAAAGTGATCGGTATTGATGAACCCAGTGCCGATGGGGTTGTGACCCTCGTCGTCGTTGAAGGGGTGATCGAAGATATTCAGGTCAATTTCATTAATGCTGACAATGAATCCGTTGATGGCAAGACCCGAGACTTTATCATCACGCGGGAAATGGAACTCAAGCCAGGAGACGTTTTCCGGCGGGATGTCGCCCAACGGGATCTCCAGCGGGTGTTTGGTCTGGGGTTATTTGAAGATGTCCAGTTAGATTTCACCACAGGCACCGAAGATCCGACCCAGGCTGTCCTCAATCTAAATGTCATTGAAGGAAATACAGGCTCCATCGCTGCGGGTGGGGGGATTAGCTCCGCCAGCGGTTTCTTTGGGAGTGTGAGCTACCAACAACAAAACCTGGGCGGCAATAACCAGCGTCTGGCAGCCGAATTCCAATTAGGACAACGGGATGCTCTGTTCGACCTATCCTTTACGGATCCTTGGATTGCCGGCGATCCTTACCGGACGTCCTATTCGGTCAATGCCTTCCGCCGTCGTTCTATCTCACTGATCTTTGATGGTGGGGAAAATGATGTTGATCTGCAAGACAGCGGCGATCGCCCCCGAATTAACCGGATTGGCGGTGGGGTGACCTTTAGCCGTCCTTTATCGAAGGATGTTTTTGGCCCCTCTGAATGGCGCGCCTCCCTCGGCTTCGACTACAATCGCGTCCGGATTACCAATGCCGATGGTGATACAGAGTTTATCGACGAAGCTGGGAACCAACTCAGTTTCTCTGACAATGGTATTGACGATATCTTTGCTCTGAGTCTAAATGTGGTGCGCGATAAACGCACGAGCTTCGATGGGGCAACCCGCGGCTCCATTACCCGTTTCGGCACCGACCAGACCATTCCCATTGGTAGCGGCAGTATTCTCTTTAACCGACTCCGGGCCAGCCACAGTATCTATATGGATTCACCGATTAAACTCCCCAGTTTTGGCAGTGAAGAGAAACCCCACACTTTGGCCTTCAATATCCAAGGGGGCGCAATTATCGGGGATTTACCCCCCTACGAAGCCTTCTCTCTTGGGGGGAGTAACTCGGTTCGGGGCTTTGAAGAAGGAGACCTCGGCAGTGGCCGTAACTACATCCAAGCGACAGCAGAATATCGCTTCCCCATTTTCTCGGCGGTGGGTGGCGCGCTATTTGCGGACTATGCCACAGACCTCGGTTCCGGGGATGATGTGCCTGGAGATCCGGCGGGGACCCGTGGTAAGCCCGGTAATGGTTTCGGCTATGGTATCGGTGTGCGGGTGAATTCTCCCCTGGGGCCAATCCGGGTGGATTATGGGCTTAACGACCAAGGGGACAGTCGTATTCACTTTGGTATTGGTGAGCGTTTCTAAGGTGTTATCGGTCTGATTTCGTGGGGGGCACCCCCCTTTTTTGTGATGGTTAAAACGTTAAAAACAACCGTTGAATGTTCTGGGGTGGGTCTCCATTCGGGGCAACGGGTCACCCTAAGGCTCGTGCCTGGCGATCGCCACCAGGGTCGTTATTTTGTGCGTACAGATTTACCAGGGCAACCCCAGATCCCGGCCCGCATTGAGGCCGTCGATCAAACCCTTTTGTCTACGGAATTGGCAGTGGGTGAGGCCAAGGTCAGAACCACAGAGCATTTGTTAGCGGCATTGGTGGGTCTTGGGATCGATGTTGTGCGCCTCGAAATAGATGGGCCGGAGTTACCCCTGTTGGATGGCTCGGCAGCGCAGTGGGTAGAGGCGATCGCCAAGGCAGGCACCCAGACCCTCACAGATGAGGCGATCGCCGTTCCCGTGGTCGCAGAACCCGTTTGGCTCCGGGAAGATGACGCGTTTGTGGTGGCCTTACCCTCACTGGAACTGCGGTTTACCTATGGCATCGATTTTACCTACAAGCCCATTGGCAACCAGTGGCACAGTTGGAGCCCCGCAGCAGAGCCCTTTGCCCAGGCGATCGCCCCGGCCCGGACGTTTGGCTTTGCCGATCAAATTGAGCAATTGAAAAAAGCTGGTTTAATTCAGGGAGGCAGTCTTGATAATGCCCTCGTTTGCGATCAAGAAAAATGGCTCAATCCGCCGCTTCGGTTTGACAATGAGCCGGCTCGCCACAAATTACTTGATTTAATCGGGGATTTGAGTTTGCTGGGCACAATTCCCACGGCCCATTACCTGGCCTATAAAGCAAGCCATAAACTCCATACCCAGCTTGCCAAAACCTTACAGGCAATGCTTTTCTAAAATTCTAATCAAGCTGCTATTGGGTGAAGGATAACGCCGATAGTTTGACTTGTATTGCTGGGGCTGGCGATCGCCTTTTTTCAGAGACTGCCAACCCCTAGGACTTGAGGCTCTACTTATTCGGTTGGGGGGTCATACGGAGATAGGGCTTGATTTCCTTAACGCCCTTTGGAAACTTGACCTTCGCATCCTCAGTGGAGATTGCCGGAGAAACCACGACATCTTCACCATCCTGCCAGTTAACGGGAGTCGCCACGCTGTAGTTGTCTGTGAGTTGCAACGAATCCAAAACCCGCAAAATTTCTTGGAAATTCCGGCCGGTGCTGGGGGGATAGGTAATGGTTAAACGTACCTTCCGCTCAGTATCAATGACAAAGACTGTCCGCACTGTCACCTTCGGGTTGGCATTGGGGTGGATCATATTGTAGAGGGTAGCGACCTTCTGATCTGCGTCGGACAAAATCGGGTAATTGACAGCACATCCCTGGGTTTCGTCGATATCACCCACCCAGCCATTGTGGGAGGCCGTGTCATCAACGCTGAGGGCAATTACCTTAGCATTGCGCTTTTCAAACTCTCCCTTTAACCGAGCCACTTCGCCCAATTCGGTGGTGCACACGGGGGTAAAGTCAGCGGGGTGAGAAAACAAAACAACCCAACTGTCGCCGGCCCAATCGTAAAAATTAATTTCCCCAATGGTGGAATCTTGGGTAAAGTTGGGGGCCACATCGCCTAACCGGAGAGACATAAACTAAACTCCTGATGTTAAATAAACTACCAAAGAATTATTATGGCCCATCTCCCTGGGAAGATGCCAAGGGGGGCGATCGCCACCAGAAAATGATAAGCTGCCGTCACACAGCGCAATATTTATTAACTTTTGTTGCCATTCTTCAGAATCAAAAAAGCCGAGGGTGACAATCAAGCCGGAAAAATGAAATAATAAGCCAGAATTTTTTACGTTAGTAGTTTCAGGCCGCCTGAAGCTTGGTATTTTACATAAATCTAAAAATCATCAAAAAAAGCTGGGAAAAGCCTAGGAGGAATCAATCATAATGAGTAGAGTTGTGAGTGCATTAATGGGGCTCGTCCTCATGTTCGGTTGCGCGTTCTTTAGCGTTCAGCCCCAAGCCCAAGCCCTCGATTTAAGCAATGGCTTTGTTTCTGCAGCCGTGCTCGGTGAGCGTGTTAATCCCGCTGACAAGGTGCTTGAGTCAGAATACGGCAAGAAAATCGACCTAAACAACGCCAGCGTCCGTCTTTTCCGCGAGCTCCGTGGATTTTATCCCACATTGGCTAAACGCATCATCGAAAATGCCCCCTATGACAGTGTTGAAGATGTATTGAATATCCCCGACCTCAGCGAGAAGCAACTGGCACGGTTAGAGGAAAATTTGGAGCGTTTCACTGTAACACCGCCTGCTGATGTGTTTATTGATGGTGACCAACGTCTGAACACCGGTGACTATTAAAAATACAAATGAAATCTTGCTACGTTTAGGAAGATGTTTGTGAGTCAAACCTAAATTTTCAATTGCAATTAACCTATTCCTGAGGAATAGGTTTTTTTACGACAATTTTTAGGATTTGGGGCTCGGTTGGCATAGTCGATAAAACTGAGGTACCCAGCGGGATTCCCAATAAAATGCCCCAAAGGCCAGCACGGGCGCGAGGAAAGTCAGCAGCAGAAAGCAACCCGCCAGGGTTGACAGGGACATCGCGAAAAAATCTTGGGTCAGACGCACCAGGTCATGGTCGAGGAGGCCCCCTTTCCCGACCCGGTAGGCAATGCGGAACGTTTCGCTGGTCATAAGCTGCCCGAAAAAGGCACCATTTTCCAGAAAGCTAAAACTGGCCAACAGGGCATAGAGAGTTTGTTCACCGGAGACATGGCAAAAATATTTACCGAGGGCAAAGTACAGACAAATAAAGACGGCGGCAATTTCCAAGAGATGACCCATGGCGATAATGGCGATTTGATCCCAACCCGTCAGGATCAAAAGGATTTGCAGGAGAGTCAGACCTGCCAAGGTGATTAGGGTACCGCGATTGCGACGGTATTGCCAAGCGAGATAGGCGATCGCCCCGTAGAGTAGCCACAAAATAATGCTGGCGCGGCCGAGGGCGAGGGTAATTCCCCCCCCAAAGATAAAGTCAAAACTCGGCACAGCGGGATAGCCAAACAGCCAAAAGGCGATCGCATGGCCAATTTCATGGACGAGGGTGAGAAAGGTATTCAGAATAAAGCGACTGGGGGGCAGCAAAAAGAGAATCAGACCTAGGCCGCCACCAATGAGGAGCGCCTGGGGGGTATCTGGATGCAGTTGCCGTGACCGGGGGCGCGGGTTGGGGATTTGGGACGGCAGGGCGCCATGGAGAGAAAAACAGGTTTTGAGGAGATACTGCCGTTGCTGACGATGGTAGACATTGAGATAGACTTTTTCCACATTATCCAGGGAGAAATGCTGCAAAGCCTGCTGGATAATCTGGCAATAGTCTTGGCTATCGCGCTGGTCAATTACCGTTAACTTGATCACCAAGGCCCCAGCGGAAGGGGTAACTTTGATACTCCATAGGTATGCAGCGAGTAGTTGCCGGAGTTTCAGGGTGAGATCATCGTTTTTGAGGGCTGCCTTTTTAGGTGATTCTTGGGCACTGAGCGCTTCCGGGGAGGGTTCCCGTTCGGCTGGAGAGAGTAAGCCCGCTACAATTGTCCATTCCCAGTCGGGGGTAACTTCCCCAAACCGAATGCCTTCAACAGTAAAGGTTTCTGTGATCGTGTGCTCCCAGATTTTCTGCCAAGGGGTAAGGATTTGTTTGGCGATCGCCTGGTCGGGGGTATTAAAACCTTCGAGTTGAATTTTGAGGTGCTTATCAGTCACCCGTTTGAGCATCACCCGGATCTGGTGGGGTTGAAACGCTTGCCTTAACACCTGGGCGATCGCCTGGGGATTTCCCTGTTCCGCCAATCGACGCAAATCCGACTCTTTCACAGCACAACCATTCTGGAGGGGAGCATTTCGATTATGCCACCAGACTCCCTTGGCCACAAAAATAGGATCTCAAGTCCCCCTTTGAAGGGGGATTTAGGGGGATGTCCTAGGCCGCAACCGCTTCTGATTTTTTGCTGTTACGAATCCCTTCAATCGCCTCAGCATAACTGGGGGCCTTGAAAACAGCAGAACCTGCAACAATCGCATTCGCACCCGCATCAATCACTTGCCACGCATTAGCAGGCTTGATCCCACCATCGACTTCAATCCAAGGATCCAGGCCGCGCTCATCACACATGGCCCGGAGTTTTTCGATTTTGTTCACCATCGAAGGAATGAAGCTTTGGCCGCCGAACCCAGGGTTTACGCTCATGATCAAAATCAGGTCACAAACATCAAGGACGTGCTCAATGATGTCAAGGGGCGTAGAAGGATTCAGCACAACCCCAGATTTTTTACCCAGTTCACGAATCTGGCAGAGGGTGCGATGGAGGTGGGGAGACGCATTGTGTTCTGCGTGGACGGAGATAATGTCAGCGCCAGCTTTAGCAAAATTTGCCACGTATTTTTCTGGCTCAACGATCATCAAATGCACATCCAAAGGCTTTTTGGTGTAGGGACGAATGGCTTCGACGATTAACGGCCCAATGGTGATATTCGGGACAAAACGACCATCCATGACATCGACGTGGATCCAATCAGCGCCAGCCTCATCGACTGCTTTAATTTCTTCACCAAGGCGGCTAAAGTCCGCTGAAAGAATGGACGGGGAAACTACAATTTTCTTGTCAGTCATGGTGGGTGGATTCCTCTTATTATCTCAAGAATTCTAAGTTGGTATCAATATTAACAAAAGTTTGTATCAATATTTTTTGTGGCCTAGCCTGGGTAGAGCATTGTTTCAGGAAACACTGACCTAGCGCTGGGGGGGACGGAGAGGCCCATCGGTTTGTACAGGGATCAAAATACTATTTAATTTACGCAGTTGTTCGGCTGTGCCC
It encodes the following:
- a CDS encoding BamA/TamA family outer membrane protein, which codes for MQKQQNLDYFSPQALALWAAIASLGVMSPAHAEPRSEGSHSDPLVPTATQVVVPALPVEDVAPTAAPASQTPAPQSENLAQSSTQAVTSPVAQAQEAPQDSNLPQLYAQQQGNPNAQQANPNEPRVLVAEIQINGVGDNVELEQRIIRAIETQAGRPTTVSQIRNDVNRVYATGLFANVVATPEDTPLGVRVTFDVVPNPVLTDIVVQALPLEGSQNITPPEVVDNIFSDRYGEIINLNDFQEGSNKLQQLQQWYQDNGYDLAKVIGIDEPSADGVVTLVVVEGVIEDIQVNFINADNESVDGKTRDFIITREMELKPGDVFRRDVAQRDLQRVFGLGLFEDVQLDFTTGTEDPTQAVLNLNVIEGNTGSIAAGGGISSASGFFGSVSYQQQNLGGNNQRLAAEFQLGQRDALFDLSFTDPWIAGDPYRTSYSVNAFRRRSISLIFDGGENDVDLQDSGDRPRINRIGGGVTFSRPLSKDVFGPSEWRASLGFDYNRVRITNADGDTEFIDEAGNQLSFSDNGIDDIFALSLNVVRDKRTSFDGATRGSITRFGTDQTIPIGSGSILFNRLRASHSIYMDSPIKLPSFGSEEKPHTLAFNIQGGAIIGDLPPYEAFSLGGSNSVRGFEEGDLGSGRNYIQATAEYRFPIFSAVGGALFADYATDLGSGDDVPGDPAGTRGKPGNGFGYGIGVRVNSPLGPIRVDYGLNDQGDSRIHFGIGERF
- the lpxC gene encoding UDP-3-O-acyl-N-acetylglucosamine deacetylase; its protein translation is MVKTLKTTVECSGVGLHSGQRVTLRLVPGDRHQGRYFVRTDLPGQPQIPARIEAVDQTLLSTELAVGEAKVRTTEHLLAALVGLGIDVVRLEIDGPELPLLDGSAAQWVEAIAKAGTQTLTDEAIAVPVVAEPVWLREDDAFVVALPSLELRFTYGIDFTYKPIGNQWHSWSPAAEPFAQAIAPARTFGFADQIEQLKKAGLIQGGSLDNALVCDQEKWLNPPLRFDNEPARHKLLDLIGDLSLLGTIPTAHYLAYKASHKLHTQLAKTLQAMLF
- a CDS encoding peroxiredoxin, which encodes MSLRLGDVAPNFTQDSTIGEINFYDWAGDSWVVLFSHPADFTPVCTTELGEVARLKGEFEKRNAKVIALSVDDTASHNGWVGDIDETQGCAVNYPILSDADQKVATLYNMIHPNANPKVTVRTVFVIDTERKVRLTITYPPSTGRNFQEILRVLDSLQLTDNYSVATPVNWQDGEDVVVSPAISTEDAKVKFPKGVKEIKPYLRMTPQPNK
- the psbU gene encoding photosystem II complex extrinsic protein PsbU, coding for MSRVVSALMGLVLMFGCAFFSVQPQAQALDLSNGFVSAAVLGERVNPADKVLESEYGKKIDLNNASVRLFRELRGFYPTLAKRIIENAPYDSVEDVLNIPDLSEKQLARLEENLERFTVTPPADVFIDGDQRLNTGDY
- the rpe gene encoding ribulose-phosphate 3-epimerase, which produces MTDKKIVVSPSILSADFSRLGEEIKAVDEAGADWIHVDVMDGRFVPNITIGPLIVEAIRPYTKKPLDVHLMIVEPEKYVANFAKAGADIISVHAEHNASPHLHRTLCQIRELGKKSGVVLNPSTPLDIIEHVLDVCDLILIMSVNPGFGGQSFIPSMVNKIEKLRAMCDERGLDPWIEVDGGIKPANAWQVIDAGANAIVAGSAVFKAPSYAEAIEGIRNSKKSEAVAA